CACTACTCCCGCAGCGGGTGGACGCCGGTGAGCCCCTCGCTCACCCGCCACAGCCGCTCGGCGTCGGCGCGGCTCCGGGCGGCGCGGCTGCGCCCGACCACCCGGGGGTGCCCGCGCTGACCCAGCCACCCGTCGGGACCGACGAAGGTGTCACCGGGGAGGTTCGGCACCGTCGCCGCGTACAGCGTGGGCAGCGCCCCCATGCTCGCGGGCTGGGCGAGCAGCCGGTTGCCCCACTCGGTGACCCGCTCGCCGATCGAGCTGCCGCGCATCGACGGCGCCACCCCCTGCAGGTTGGTCGCCGCGTAGCCCGGGTGGGCGGCCATGGCCTTGATCGGAAGGCCGGCGCGCTGCAGGCGCCGCTGGAGCTCGCTGGTGAACAGCAGGTTGGCCAGCTTGCTCTGGCCGTAGGCCCGCCACGCGCTGTAACGCCGGGTACCCATCAGGTCGTCGAAGTCCATCCGGCCGAAGCGGTGCGCGGCGCTGCTCACCGTCACCACGCGCGCCTCGGGAACGGCCGCGAGGGCCGCGAGGAGCAGGCCGGTCAGCGCGAAGTGCCCCAGGTGGTTGGTGCCCAGCTGCATCTCGAAGCCGTCCGCCGTCTGCCGGCGCGGGATGGCCATCACGCCGGCGTTGTTGACCAGCAGGTGCAGCCCGTCCGGGTTCGCCGCCGTCCAGCGCTGCGCGAACGCCCGGACCGACCCCAGGTCGGCCAGGTCGAGCTCCTCGACGGTGACGATCGCCGACGGCGCCAGGGCCCGGACCCGGTCGGCGGCGTCGCGGCCCCTCGGCACGGACCGCACCGCCAGGGT
The Actinomycetes bacterium DNA segment above includes these coding regions:
- a CDS encoding oxidoreductase, with amino-acid sequence MPWTEADLPDRTGRRAVVTGANSGLGFETARALAQHGASVTLAVRSVPRGRDAADRVRALAPSAIVTVEELDLADLGSVRAFAQRWTAANPDGLHLLVNNAGVMAIPRRQTADGFEMQLGTNHLGHFALTGLLLAALAAVPEARVVTVSSAAHRFGRMDFDDLMGTRRYSAWRAYGQSKLANLLFTSELQRRLQRAGLPIKAMAAHPGYAATNLQGVAPSMRGSSIGERVTEWGNRLLAQPASMGALPTLYAATVPNLPGDTFVGPDGWLGQRGHPRVVGRSRAARSRADAERLWRVSEGLTGVHPLRE